The following coding sequences are from one Microbulbifer sp. TB1203 window:
- a CDS encoding heavy metal translocating P-type ATPase, giving the protein MSKTSCFHCGLPVPSGSRHSVLINGTERPMCCPGCEAVAGAIVAGGLDNFYRYRDTRSERPEPGASGSNPANWAAYDLPEVQKQFVREHEGGLKIAGLLVGGISCAACVWLIEKHLGRLPGVEKVSVNASSQRAQICFDSQVIQPGQLFAELARIGYRPAPATAAESERLIRDEQRSALRRLGVAGLGTMQVMMFAIALYFGASSGIDPQLERYLRWVSLLVATPVVLYAARPFFSAALRSLRGGQLSMDVPVSLAIGLAYAASFYATVFNTGDVYFESISMFTFFLLLGRTVEMRARHRAGLARGGLAQLLPLTATRLTGSGEESVPVAALAPGDRLLLRPGDTIPADGEVCDGESGVDESLLSGESALQQKTVGDRVFAGSVNGDSPLRIEVLAAGESTRLSAIEKLVERAQLEKPLQVALADRVAGVFVGLVLLAALGAFSFWWQVEPERAFWVALSVLVVTCPCALSLATPAALAAATLRLQQLGLLVAGGHVLETLPRLTRVVFDKTGTLTRGEPRILHIEILREGWTPQRVKDCAAALESESNHPLARAFRAWTGNLSATELRVHTGRGLEGVIEGIRYRLGRADFALSQPLQAPTGEGQWLLLSDEDGAVAWIALGDRLRPTAKAAVTQLAGTGLAVELLSGDQSAEVARLAARAGIDEYRSGASPEDKLARLRELQQRGERVLMVGDGLNDVPVLSGADVSVSMMSAADLAQSRADAILLRGDLAVLPRAVALALKCRRILRQNLTWALGYNALALPLAVCGLVPPWAAAIGMSLSSLVVVLNALRLSRTSVSVRTAHPTAASCAHQ; this is encoded by the coding sequence ATGAGCAAGACCAGCTGTTTTCACTGCGGTCTGCCGGTTCCCTCCGGCAGCCGCCATTCGGTATTGATCAACGGAACTGAACGACCCATGTGCTGCCCTGGCTGCGAGGCAGTGGCCGGCGCCATTGTGGCCGGGGGCCTGGACAACTTCTATCGCTATCGCGATACCCGCAGCGAGCGCCCGGAGCCGGGAGCATCGGGTTCCAACCCCGCCAACTGGGCCGCCTACGACCTGCCGGAAGTTCAAAAACAGTTTGTGCGCGAACACGAAGGCGGCCTGAAAATTGCCGGTCTGTTGGTGGGCGGTATCAGCTGTGCCGCCTGCGTATGGCTGATCGAAAAGCACCTGGGCCGCCTGCCCGGAGTGGAAAAAGTATCGGTCAATGCGAGCAGCCAGCGCGCACAAATCTGTTTTGATTCCCAGGTTATACAGCCGGGCCAGCTGTTTGCCGAACTGGCGCGCATCGGTTACCGCCCGGCGCCGGCCACCGCCGCGGAAAGCGAGCGGCTGATCCGGGACGAACAACGCAGCGCCCTGCGCCGCCTGGGCGTGGCCGGGCTGGGCACCATGCAGGTGATGATGTTCGCCATCGCCCTCTACTTCGGCGCCAGTTCCGGCATCGATCCGCAGTTGGAGCGCTACTTGCGCTGGGTGTCGCTGCTGGTGGCCACCCCGGTAGTGCTCTACGCCGCGCGGCCTTTTTTCTCCGCCGCCCTGCGCAGCCTGCGCGGCGGCCAGTTGAGTATGGATGTGCCGGTATCCCTGGCCATCGGGCTGGCCTACGCGGCGAGCTTCTACGCCACGGTATTCAATACCGGCGACGTGTACTTCGAATCCATCTCCATGTTCACCTTCTTCCTGCTGCTGGGGCGCACCGTGGAAATGCGCGCGCGCCACCGCGCGGGGCTGGCCCGGGGCGGGTTGGCACAGCTGCTGCCGCTGACCGCGACCCGCCTCACCGGCTCCGGCGAGGAATCGGTACCGGTGGCGGCGCTGGCACCGGGAGACCGCCTGCTGTTGCGCCCGGGGGATACCATTCCCGCGGACGGCGAGGTCTGCGACGGAGAGAGCGGGGTGGACGAATCCCTGCTCAGCGGCGAGTCGGCACTGCAGCAAAAGACCGTCGGCGATCGGGTTTTTGCTGGCAGCGTCAACGGCGATTCCCCGCTCAGGATAGAAGTGCTGGCCGCTGGCGAGTCCACCCGACTGTCGGCGATCGAAAAACTGGTGGAGCGGGCGCAGTTGGAAAAGCCGCTACAGGTGGCGCTGGCGGACCGGGTCGCGGGGGTGTTCGTCGGCCTGGTGCTGCTGGCGGCGCTGGGCGCCTTCTCATTTTGGTGGCAGGTGGAGCCCGAGCGGGCCTTCTGGGTTGCGCTGTCGGTGCTGGTGGTGACCTGTCCCTGTGCGCTGTCCCTGGCCACCCCGGCGGCGCTGGCGGCGGCCACCCTGCGCCTGCAGCAGTTGGGGCTGCTGGTGGCCGGTGGCCATGTGCTGGAAACACTGCCCCGGCTCACCCGGGTGGTGTTCGACAAGACCGGCACCCTGACCCGGGGCGAGCCGCGCATCCTGCACATCGAAATCCTGCGCGAGGGTTGGACACCGCAGCGGGTGAAGGATTGTGCGGCGGCGTTGGAATCGGAGAGCAACCATCCGCTGGCGCGGGCCTTTCGCGCCTGGACCGGCAACCTCTCCGCCACCGAATTGCGCGTGCACACCGGCCGGGGGCTGGAGGGCGTGATCGAGGGGATCCGTTACCGGCTGGGGCGCGCGGACTTCGCCCTGTCACAGCCCCTGCAGGCGCCCACGGGCGAAGGGCAGTGGCTGTTGCTGTCAGATGAGGACGGGGCCGTCGCCTGGATAGCCCTGGGCGATCGCCTCCGCCCCACGGCGAAAGCGGCGGTGACTCAGTTGGCGGGGACAGGACTGGCGGTGGAACTGCTCAGCGGCGACCAGTCCGCGGAAGTGGCGCGCCTGGCGGCGCGGGCCGGCATTGATGAATATCGCTCCGGCGCCTCCCCGGAGGACAAGCTGGCGCGGCTGCGCGAGTTGCAGCAGCGCGGCGAGCGGGTGTTGATGGTTGGCGACGGCCTCAACGATGTGCCGGTGCTGTCCGGTGCCGACGTGTCCGTGTCGATGATGTCCGCTGCGGACCTGGCCCAATCCAGGGCCGATGCGATTCTGTTGCGGGGCGACCTCGCCGTGCTGCCCCGGGCTGTGGCGCTGGCACTGAAATGCCGGCGCATTCTGCGCCAGAATCTGACCTGGGCGCTGGGTTACAATGCGCTGGCACTGCCGCTGGCGGTGTGCGGCCTGGTACCGCCCTGGGCGGCGGCCATCGGTATGTCGCTGAGTTCGCTGGTGGTGGTGCTGAATGCATTGCGCCTTTCCAGGACTTCCGTATCGGTGCGCACGGCGCACCCCACAGCTGCGTCCTGTGCGCACCAATAA
- a CDS encoding FixH family protein — MNEHNSKPWYREPWLWLVLSPIILVVVVSAITVTISVRYADDTVSDTYYKDSRMYHYSAHQDERARELGLAGMVQFQSSAGKVVLELNGDLEYPQRLLLTLSHPVEADQDRHILLTRETGGRYAGSIDQPLQHRWYLRLMPELHPDRHLKAEWRLKGEIDFDLGDAAPLSPTMQ, encoded by the coding sequence ATGAACGAACACAATTCGAAACCCTGGTACCGCGAGCCCTGGCTCTGGCTGGTGCTGTCGCCGATCATCCTGGTGGTCGTGGTCTCCGCGATCACCGTTACCATCTCGGTGCGCTATGCCGACGACACCGTGAGCGACACCTACTACAAAGACAGCCGCATGTATCACTACAGCGCCCACCAGGACGAGCGCGCCCGCGAGCTGGGGCTGGCTGGGATGGTGCAGTTCCAAAGCAGCGCCGGCAAGGTGGTGCTGGAACTGAACGGCGATCTCGAATACCCGCAGCGGCTGCTGCTCACCCTGAGCCACCCGGTGGAGGCGGACCAGGACCGGCATATCCTGCTCACCCGCGAGACCGGCGGACGCTACGCCGGGTCCATAGACCAGCCTCTGCAGCACCGCTGGTACCTGCGCCTGATGCCGGAGCTGCACCCGGACCGACACCTGAAGGCGGAGTGGCGCCTCAAGGGCGAAATCGATTTCGACCTGGGAGACGCCGCGCCCCTCAGCCCCACGATGCAATGA
- the ccoG gene encoding cytochrome c oxidase accessory protein CcoG → MNDRIPTREEQDGDGEVRYRMLYESEDKVYIRHIRGFYTRIRKYTGLPLLALFFFIPWLNIEGRQAVHFDLPARQFHIFWTTFGPQDGFLLAWLLIIAAFALFAVTTWLGRVWCGFTCPQTVWTLMFIWAERICEGDRNKRMKLDAGPWNAEKILRKGGTHAIWIFISLATALAFVGYFYGIRDLVVDLAGFQAHPQGVFWVGFFTFATYMNAGFLREQVCKYMCPYARFQSVMYDRDTLTVHYDARRGETRGPRKKGIDYRAEGLGDCIDCYWCVQVCPVDIDIRDGLQYECINCGLCVDACNSVMDKMEYPRGLIRYTSEDELETGKTQLLRPRLFGYALVLLLMIGLFVQQVVTRSPIEAEVLRDRGARLFRESQGLIQNVYTVKINNMDQAPHEFTIRVEGKVGYDYTLRMPRDIYLKAGEIFAVPIRVSIAKEQLKDAKHDIYIVVQAVDKPELVDKHQTVFIGPKR, encoded by the coding sequence GTGAACGATCGAATTCCCACACGCGAAGAGCAGGACGGCGATGGCGAAGTGCGCTATCGCATGCTCTACGAGTCCGAAGACAAGGTCTATATCCGCCATATCCGCGGCTTTTACACCCGTATCCGCAAATACACCGGCCTGCCGCTGCTGGCGCTATTCTTCTTTATCCCCTGGCTGAATATCGAAGGCCGCCAGGCGGTACATTTCGATCTGCCCGCGCGGCAATTCCACATTTTCTGGACCACCTTCGGCCCCCAGGACGGCTTCCTGCTCGCCTGGCTGCTGATCATCGCCGCCTTTGCGCTGTTCGCGGTCACCACCTGGCTGGGGCGGGTCTGGTGTGGTTTCACCTGTCCCCAGACCGTGTGGACGCTGATGTTTATATGGGCCGAGCGCATCTGTGAAGGCGACCGCAACAAGCGCATGAAGCTGGACGCCGGCCCCTGGAATGCGGAAAAGATTTTGCGCAAGGGCGGCACCCACGCCATCTGGATTTTTATCTCCCTGGCCACGGCGCTGGCATTCGTGGGTTATTTCTACGGTATTCGCGACCTGGTGGTGGACCTGGCTGGTTTCCAGGCTCATCCCCAGGGGGTCTTCTGGGTGGGTTTCTTTACCTTTGCCACTTATATGAATGCCGGTTTCCTTCGCGAGCAAGTGTGCAAATACATGTGCCCCTACGCGCGCTTCCAGTCGGTGATGTACGACCGCGACACCCTGACAGTGCACTACGATGCCCGCCGCGGCGAGACCCGAGGCCCGCGCAAAAAAGGTATCGACTACCGCGCCGAGGGGTTGGGGGACTGCATCGACTGCTATTGGTGCGTGCAGGTATGCCCGGTGGACATCGATATCCGCGACGGTCTGCAGTACGAGTGCATCAATTGCGGCCTTTGCGTGGACGCCTGTAACAGCGTGATGGACAAAATGGAATATCCGCGCGGGCTGATTCGCTACACCTCGGAAGACGAACTGGAGACCGGCAAAACCCAATTGCTGCGCCCGCGCCTGTTCGGCTATGCCCTGGTGCTGTTGTTGATGATCGGCCTGTTCGTGCAGCAGGTGGTTACCCGCAGCCCTATCGAGGCGGAAGTCCTGCGCGACCGCGGTGCGCGGCTGTTCCGTGAATCACAGGGGCTGATCCAGAATGTGTACACCGTCAAGATCAACAACATGGACCAGGCTCCACACGAATTTACCATTCGCGTGGAAGGTAAAGTCGGATACGACTACACATTGCGCATGCCACGGGATATCTACCTGAAGGCCGGCGAGATTTTTGCCGTGCCCATCCGCGTGAGCATAGCGAAGGAGCAGTTGAAGGACGCGAAGCACGATATTTATATCGTGGTGCAGGCAGTGGACAAGCCGGAACTGGTGGACAAGCACCAGACGGTGTTTATTGGACCGAAACGGTAA
- the ccoP gene encoding cytochrome-c oxidase, cbb3-type subunit III: protein MSTFWSIWVIVLTLANLALVTWILFANRRVAVSDQEDPENRTTGHVYDGIEEYDNPLPRWWFLLFIATLVFTGIYLAIYPGLGNFKGFSGWTSVGQLENEEAKAREKFDETFGLYVEMPIEEIADNREALKMGARIFANNCAVCHGADGGGNYGFPNLTDSDWLYGGSPEDILKTIHEGRKGTMPPQGPVIGEAGVRNAAEYVLALNGLEHDTAMATEGQKIFGSVCYVCHGPDGKGNQAMGAPNLTDNIWLYGGSREQIQHTIRSGRSNQMPAQKEKLREDKIKLVAAYVYSLSRQEEVEQ, encoded by the coding sequence ATGAGTACCTTCTGGAGTATATGGGTCATTGTGCTCACGCTCGCCAACCTGGCATTGGTCACCTGGATATTATTCGCTAACCGCAGGGTTGCAGTGAGCGACCAGGAAGATCCGGAGAACCGCACCACTGGACACGTGTACGACGGCATTGAAGAATACGACAACCCCCTGCCCAGGTGGTGGTTTCTGCTGTTTATTGCCACACTGGTTTTCACCGGCATCTACCTGGCGATCTACCCCGGCCTGGGCAACTTCAAAGGCTTCAGCGGCTGGACCTCCGTGGGTCAACTGGAGAACGAGGAGGCCAAGGCCCGCGAGAAATTCGACGAGACCTTCGGCCTGTATGTAGAAATGCCCATCGAGGAGATTGCCGACAACCGCGAAGCGCTAAAAATGGGTGCGCGCATCTTCGCCAACAACTGTGCCGTATGCCACGGCGCCGATGGTGGCGGCAACTACGGCTTCCCGAACCTGACCGACAGCGATTGGCTCTACGGCGGCTCTCCGGAAGACATCCTCAAGACGATTCACGAAGGTCGCAAAGGTACCATGCCGCCCCAGGGACCGGTGATCGGCGAAGCGGGCGTGAGGAATGCCGCGGAATACGTACTGGCTCTGAACGGACTGGAACACGATACCGCCATGGCCACTGAGGGCCAGAAGATCTTCGGCAGTGTGTGCTATGTCTGTCACGGTCCGGATGGCAAGGGCAACCAGGCCATGGGCGCCCCCAACCTCACCGACAATATCTGGCTCTATGGTGGCAGCCGCGAGCAGATACAGCACACCATTCGCAGCGGCCGCAGCAACCAGATGCCAGCGCAGAAGGAAAAGCTGCGCGAGGACAAGATCAAACTGGTGGCGGCTTATGTGTACAGCCTGTCCCGTCAGGAAGAGGTGGAACAGTAG
- a CDS encoding cbb3-type cytochrome c oxidase subunit 3 has protein sequence MDINTLRVIGVVLGALAFLGICWWAFSPKRKKRFEEDAKLPFADEELSERSARKAGEKKESGTPAKQNTRQDDK, from the coding sequence GTGGATATCAACACATTGCGAGTAATCGGCGTCGTCCTGGGGGCGCTGGCATTTTTGGGAATCTGTTGGTGGGCGTTTTCCCCCAAGCGCAAAAAGCGCTTTGAAGAGGACGCCAAACTGCCGTTTGCCGATGAAGAGCTGTCCGAGCGGTCAGCGAGAAAGGCTGGCGAGAAAAAAGAAAGCGGAACACCGGCAAAACAGAATACGAGGCAAGACGATAAATGA
- the ccoO gene encoding cytochrome-c oxidase, cbb3-type subunit II, with the protein MKNHDIVEKNVGILIIFTIIAISFGALVEIVPQFFIEANVEPVAGLKPLGPVELEGRDIYIREGCHVCHTQMVRPLRAEVERYGHYSMSQESVYDHPFLWGSKRTGPDLARVGGRYSDEWHRAHLYNPRNVVPESNMPSFPWLFDNVVHGDRTAIKMRALRTVGVPYTDEDIAKAGEPFVGGRVKEIDALVAYLQQLGVLVQQKR; encoded by the coding sequence GTGAAAAATCATGACATAGTAGAGAAGAACGTCGGCATCCTGATCATATTCACCATCATCGCCATCAGCTTCGGCGCTCTGGTGGAAATCGTGCCGCAGTTTTTTATCGAGGCGAACGTGGAACCCGTCGCCGGCCTCAAGCCGCTGGGGCCGGTCGAACTGGAAGGCCGGGATATCTATATCCGCGAGGGCTGCCACGTGTGCCACACGCAGATGGTGCGCCCCCTGCGCGCGGAAGTGGAACGCTACGGCCACTACTCCATGTCCCAGGAGTCCGTCTACGATCACCCCTTCCTGTGGGGTTCCAAGCGCACCGGCCCGGACCTGGCCCGCGTGGGCGGCCGCTACTCCGACGAGTGGCACCGCGCGCACCTGTACAACCCGCGCAACGTGGTGCCGGAATCCAATATGCCTTCCTTCCCCTGGCTGTTTGACAATGTGGTCCACGGCGATCGCACTGCCATCAAGATGCGCGCGCTCCGCACAGTGGGTGTGCCCTATACCGATGAGGATATCGCCAAGGCCGGCGAGCCCTTCGTGGGCGGCCGGGTAAAAGAGATCGACGCGCTGGTCGCCTACCTGCAGCAGTTGGGTGTTCTGGTTCAGCAGAAACGCTAA
- the ccoN gene encoding cytochrome-c oxidase, cbb3-type subunit I: MTTTVVKAGDTPDYDYTVVRQFTIMAVVWGIVGMAVGDLIAAQLAWPHLNDLWQPFTHFGRLRPLHTNGVIFAFGGSVLFATSYYVVQRTCQTRLWGGWLIPFTFWGWQVVIVAAAITLPMGYTSTKEYAELEWPIDILIALIWIAYALVFFGTIAKRRTSHIYVANWFFGAYIITIAALHIVNNLEIPVAPFKSYSIFSGTKDAMIQWWYGHNAVGFFLTAAFLGIMYYFVPKQAGRPIYSYQLSIVHFWALISIYVWAGGHHLHYSALPDWTQSLAMVMSIILLAPSWGGMINGIMTLSGAWHKLRTDPTLRFLVVSLSFYGMSTFEGPMMSIKTVNALSHNTDWTVGHVHSGALGWVAMISIGAIYHLVPVLFHRRQMYSVKLINAHFWLATVGTVLYIAAMWVNGITQGLMWRAFNADGTLTYSFVESVIASHPGYVVRWLGGALFLSGMFVMAYNVFRTVTEEEDVARNDNTAPVPHAV; encoded by the coding sequence ATGACGACAACCGTGGTAAAGGCCGGCGATACGCCGGACTATGACTACACAGTGGTACGCCAGTTCACCATCATGGCGGTGGTCTGGGGTATCGTTGGTATGGCTGTAGGCGACCTGATTGCGGCCCAGTTGGCCTGGCCCCATCTGAACGATCTCTGGCAACCCTTCACCCACTTCGGCCGCCTGCGCCCGCTGCACACCAATGGGGTGATTTTCGCCTTCGGCGGCAGTGTGCTGTTCGCGACTTCCTATTACGTGGTGCAACGCACCTGCCAGACCCGCCTGTGGGGCGGCTGGCTGATTCCGTTTACCTTCTGGGGCTGGCAGGTGGTGATTGTCGCCGCGGCCATCACCCTGCCCATGGGCTACACCTCCACCAAGGAATACGCCGAGCTGGAGTGGCCGATCGATATCCTGATTGCGCTGATCTGGATCGCCTACGCACTGGTGTTCTTCGGCACCATCGCCAAGCGCCGGACCTCGCACATCTATGTGGCCAACTGGTTCTTCGGTGCCTACATCATCACCATCGCCGCGCTGCATATCGTCAACAACCTGGAGATTCCGGTCGCGCCGTTCAAGTCCTACTCCATCTTCTCCGGTACCAAGGACGCGATGATCCAGTGGTGGTACGGCCACAACGCGGTGGGCTTCTTCCTCACCGCCGCCTTCCTCGGCATCATGTACTACTTCGTGCCCAAGCAGGCGGGGAGGCCGATCTACTCCTACCAACTGTCCATCGTGCACTTCTGGGCGCTGATCTCCATCTACGTCTGGGCCGGGGGCCATCACCTGCACTACTCGGCGCTGCCGGACTGGACCCAGAGCCTGGCGATGGTGATGTCGATCATCCTGCTCGCGCCCTCCTGGGGCGGCATGATCAACGGCATCATGACCCTGTCCGGCGCCTGGCACAAACTGCGCACTGACCCGACCCTGCGCTTCCTGGTGGTGTCCCTGTCCTTCTACGGCATGTCCACCTTCGAGGGACCGATGATGTCCATCAAGACAGTCAACGCGCTGTCCCACAACACCGACTGGACCGTGGGCCACGTGCACTCCGGTGCCCTGGGCTGGGTGGCGATGATTTCCATCGGCGCCATCTATCACCTGGTACCGGTGCTCTTCCACCGCAGGCAGATGTACAGCGTGAAGCTGATCAATGCCCACTTCTGGCTGGCCACCGTGGGCACGGTGCTATACATCGCCGCCATGTGGGTCAATGGCATCACCCAGGGCCTGATGTGGCGTGCCTTTAATGCCGACGGCACTCTGACCTACAGCTTTGTGGAGAGCGTGATTGCCAGTCACCCGGGTTATGTTGTGCGCTGGTTGGGCGGGGCCCTCTTCCTGTCGGGGATGTTTGTGATGGCCTACAACGTGTTCCGCACCGTCACCGAAGAAGAAGATGTGGCCCGCAATGACAACACAGCGCCAGTGCCGCACGCAGTTTAG
- a CDS encoding argininosuccinate synthase has protein sequence MSKIDKVVLAYSGGLDTSVIVRWLQETYGCEVVTFTADIGQGEEVEPARAKAQALGVKDIYIDDLREEYVRDFVFPMFRANTIYEGEYLLGTSIARPLIAKRLIEIANETGADAISHGATGKGNDQVRFELGAYALKPGIKVIAPWREWDLTSREKLMQYCEQHKIPVDFSSGKKKSPYSMDANLLHISYEGGILEDPWAEAEEDMWRWSMSPEAAPDEPVYITLTFENGDPVAIDGERLSPATLLEKLNKLGGANGIGRLDIVENRYVGMKSRGCYETPGGTILLKAHRAIESITLDREVAHMKDELMPRYANLIYNGYWWSPERRMLQAAIDESQQVVNGEVRLKLYKGSVSAVGRRSAESLFDERIATFEEDAGAYDQKDAEGFIKLNALRLRIAAGKGRKLI, from the coding sequence ATGAGCAAGATCGACAAAGTGGTACTAGCGTACTCCGGCGGACTGGACACTTCCGTGATTGTGCGCTGGCTGCAGGAAACCTACGGCTGCGAGGTGGTGACCTTCACCGCCGATATCGGTCAGGGCGAGGAAGTGGAACCGGCGCGCGCGAAGGCGCAGGCTCTGGGGGTGAAGGATATCTATATCGACGACCTGCGCGAGGAGTATGTGCGCGATTTCGTCTTCCCTATGTTCCGCGCCAACACCATCTATGAGGGCGAGTATCTGCTGGGCACTTCCATCGCCCGCCCGCTGATCGCCAAGCGCCTGATCGAGATTGCCAACGAGACCGGTGCCGACGCCATTTCCCATGGGGCCACCGGCAAGGGCAACGACCAGGTGCGCTTTGAGCTCGGCGCCTATGCGCTCAAGCCGGGTATCAAGGTGATCGCCCCCTGGCGGGAGTGGGATCTCACTTCCCGCGAAAAGCTGATGCAGTACTGCGAACAGCACAAGATCCCGGTGGACTTCTCCTCCGGCAAGAAGAAATCCCCCTATTCCATGGATGCCAACCTGCTGCATATCTCCTATGAGGGCGGCATCCTGGAGGACCCATGGGCGGAAGCCGAGGAGGATATGTGGCGCTGGAGCATGAGTCCGGAAGCGGCACCGGATGAGCCTGTGTATATCACCCTGACGTTTGAGAACGGCGATCCGGTGGCCATCGACGGCGAGCGCCTGAGCCCGGCGACCCTGCTGGAGAAGCTGAACAAGCTGGGCGGCGCCAATGGCATTGGCCGCCTGGATATCGTCGAGAACCGCTACGTGGGCATGAAGTCCCGGGGCTGCTATGAAACTCCCGGCGGCACCATCCTGCTCAAAGCGCACCGCGCCATCGAGTCCATCACCCTGGACCGGGAGGTGGCACATATGAAAGACGAGCTGATGCCGCGCTACGCCAATCTGATCTACAACGGCTACTGGTGGTCCCCGGAGCGCCGCATGCTGCAGGCGGCCATCGATGAGTCCCAGCAGGTTGTCAACGGCGAGGTGCGCCTGAAACTGTATAAAGGCAGCGTCAGCGCCGTGGGCCGCCGTTCCGCGGAGAGCCTGTTCGACGAGCGCATCGCCACCTTTGAGGAGGATGCCGGCGCCTATGACCAGAAGGACGCCGAGGGCTTCATTAAATTGAATGCCCTGAGACTGCGGATTGCCGCCGGTAAGGGACGCAAATTGATATAG
- the pyrC gene encoding dihydroorotase has translation MEQPTLRVTLRTPDDWHIHLRDGAALPRTVGDAARQFRRAIVMPNLVPPVVDAGDAVSYQLRIRKQIPEGNPFEPLMVIYLTDRTSAEIVRQAHQAGVVAAKLYPAGATTNSDSGVTDIANIYPALEAMQACGMKLLLHGEVTTADIDIFDRERVFIEKILSRVVDDFPQLKIVLEHITTAQAAEFVGEARDGVGATITAHHLLYNRNHMLVGGIRPHYYCLPILKRSYHQSALIEAATSGNPKFFLGTDSAPHAQHKKETACGCAGCYTAFSAIELYAEVFDRVGKLDKLEGFASEFGPDFYGLPRNTDTITLEKRPWVLPESLAMGEEQLIPLAAGEVLSWRLA, from the coding sequence ATGGAGCAACCCACCCTCCGCGTCACTTTACGCACTCCGGACGACTGGCATATCCATCTGCGCGACGGCGCCGCCCTCCCGCGCACCGTGGGCGACGCAGCCAGGCAGTTTCGCCGCGCCATCGTGATGCCCAACCTGGTGCCGCCGGTAGTGGATGCGGGAGACGCCGTCTCTTACCAATTGCGCATCCGCAAGCAGATTCCCGAGGGCAACCCCTTCGAGCCGCTGATGGTGATCTACCTGACCGACCGGACCAGTGCGGAAATCGTCCGCCAGGCCCACCAGGCCGGCGTGGTCGCCGCCAAGCTCTATCCCGCCGGCGCCACCACCAACTCCGATTCCGGCGTCACCGATATCGCCAACATCTACCCGGCGCTGGAGGCCATGCAGGCCTGCGGCATGAAACTGCTGCTGCACGGGGAAGTCACCACCGCGGATATCGACATCTTCGACCGCGAGCGGGTGTTTATCGAAAAGATCCTGTCCCGGGTGGTGGACGACTTTCCACAGCTGAAAATCGTGCTGGAACATATCACCACCGCCCAGGCTGCGGAATTTGTCGGCGAGGCCCGCGACGGCGTGGGCGCCACCATCACCGCGCACCACCTGCTGTACAACCGCAACCACATGTTGGTAGGCGGCATCCGGCCCCACTACTACTGCCTGCCGATCCTCAAGCGCAGCTACCACCAGTCCGCGCTGATCGAAGCGGCCACCAGCGGCAACCCGAAATTCTTCCTGGGCACCGACTCCGCGCCCCACGCCCAGCACAAGAAGGAGACTGCCTGCGGCTGCGCCGGCTGCTATACCGCCTTCAGCGCCATCGAGCTCTACGCCGAGGTTTTCGACCGCGTCGGCAAGCTGGACAAACTGGAGGGCTTCGCCAGCGAGTTCGGCCCGGATTTCTACGGCCTGCCGCGCAACACGGATACCATCACCCTGGAGAAGCGGCCCTGGGTCCTGCCGGAGAGCCTGGCCATGGGCGAGGAGCAATTGATTCCTCTGGCCGCCGGGGAGGTATTGAGCTGGCGGTTGGCATGA
- the rnt gene encoding ribonuclease T — protein sequence MTPAEEPTGPKSLLAQRFRGFLPVVVDLESGGFNARTDALLEISAVILDMDDSGVLKPVETHSFHLDPFEGANIEQSALDFIGVDLESPDRDALPEEIALPELFRKVRAAVKKHSCTRAVVVAHNAHFDLGFINAAVERCGIKRNPFHPFSCFDTATLAGLAYGQTVLAKACQVAGIEFDNSSAHSAEYDAEKTAELFCGIVNRWRELGGWPLQESSGE from the coding sequence GTGACCCCCGCGGAAGAACCCACCGGACCCAAGAGCCTTCTGGCACAGCGATTTCGCGGCTTCCTGCCCGTAGTGGTGGACCTGGAGAGCGGGGGCTTCAACGCGCGCACCGATGCCCTGCTGGAAATCTCCGCGGTGATCCTGGATATGGACGACAGCGGCGTACTCAAACCAGTGGAAACCCACAGCTTCCACCTGGACCCTTTCGAGGGCGCCAATATCGAGCAGTCGGCACTGGACTTTATCGGCGTGGACCTGGAATCTCCGGATCGCGACGCCCTCCCCGAGGAAATCGCCCTGCCGGAACTCTTCCGCAAGGTGCGCGCGGCGGTAAAGAAACACAGCTGCACCCGCGCCGTGGTGGTGGCCCACAATGCCCATTTTGATTTGGGCTTTATCAACGCCGCCGTGGAGCGCTGCGGTATCAAGCGCAACCCCTTCCACCCCTTTTCCTGCTTCGACACCGCCACCCTCGCCGGCCTCGCCTACGGGCAGACGGTGTTGGCCAAGGCTTGCCAGGTGGCCGGTATCGAGTTCGACAACAGCAGCGCCCACTCCGCCGAGTACGACGCGGAGAAAACCGCGGAACTGTTCTGCGGTATCGTGAATCGATGGCGGGAACTGGGCGGATGGCCCCTGCAGGAATCGAGCGGCGAGTGA